A section of the Rhizobium sp. SSA_523 genome encodes:
- a CDS encoding peptidylprolyl isomerase translates to MFRPTFVAAAALAVAVSFQAPAFAQDDAIVAKIGSVEIHQSDLDTAIANLSQQYQQLPEDQRKIAALSQLVDIKLVAKQAEQAGLQNSEDFKKRMAYLQERELHNAYLRDQFDKLKPEEVKARYEKEVASLPKEEEVHARHILVKTEDEAKEIIKQLDGGKDFVELAKEKSEDSSKSDGGDLGYFTKGRMVPEFEQAAFTLGKGAYTKTPVKSQFGWHVIKVEDKRDAQPPAFDQVEPQVRQIVMQEKYSQIIENAKKDQTVEIMDETLRKGYEDMTKGE, encoded by the coding sequence ATGTTTCGCCCTACATTCGTCGCAGCTGCCGCTCTGGCTGTCGCGGTCTCCTTCCAGGCGCCGGCATTTGCTCAGGATGACGCCATTGTGGCAAAGATCGGTTCCGTCGAAATCCATCAGTCGGACCTCGACACCGCCATCGCCAATCTCAGCCAGCAGTACCAGCAGCTGCCCGAAGACCAGCGCAAGATCGCCGCGCTGTCGCAGCTCGTCGACATCAAGCTGGTTGCGAAGCAGGCGGAACAGGCCGGCCTGCAGAACAGCGAAGACTTCAAGAAGCGCATGGCCTATCTGCAGGAGCGCGAGCTGCACAATGCTTATCTGCGCGACCAGTTCGACAAGCTGAAGCCCGAGGAAGTCAAGGCGCGCTACGAGAAGGAAGTCGCCTCGCTTCCCAAGGAAGAGGAAGTCCATGCTCGCCACATTCTCGTCAAGACCGAGGATGAGGCCAAGGAAATCATCAAGCAGCTCGATGGCGGCAAGGATTTCGTCGAACTGGCGAAGGAAAAGTCGGAAGACAGCAGCAAGTCCGATGGCGGCGATCTCGGCTATTTCACCAAGGGCCGCATGGTTCCCGAATTCGAGCAGGCAGCCTTCACGCTCGGAAAGGGCGCCTACACGAAGACGCCGGTAAAGTCGCAGTTCGGCTGGCACGTCATCAAGGTCGAAGACAAGCGCGATGCCCAGCCGCCGGCCTTCGATCAGGTCGAGCCGCAGGTTCGCCAGATCGTCATGCAGGAAAAATACTCGCAGATCATCGAGAATGCGAAGAAGGACCAGACGGTCGAGATCATGGACGAGACCCTGCGCAAGGGCTATGAGGACATGACCAAGGGCGAGTAA